A region of Mugil cephalus isolate CIBA_MC_2020 chromosome 3, CIBA_Mcephalus_1.1, whole genome shotgun sequence DNA encodes the following proteins:
- the sec11a gene encoding signal peptidase complex catalytic subunit SEC11A: MLSLDFLDDVRRMNKRQLYYQVLNFGMIVSSALMIWKGLMVVTGSESPIVVVLSGSMEPAFHRGDLLFLTNRVEDPIRVGEIVVFRIEGREIPIVHRVLKIHEKENGDIKFLTKGDNNAVDDRGLYKQGQHWLEKKDVVGRARGFVPYIGIVTILMNDYPKFKYAVLFMLGLFVLVHRE; encoded by the exons ATGTTGTCTTTAGACTTTCTCGACGATGTCCGTCGCATGAATAAGCGGCAG CTTTATTACCAGGTGCTGAACTTTGGTATGATTGTCTCCTCTGCGCTGATGATCTGGAAAGGACTGATGGTGGTCACCGGCAGTGAGAGCcctattgttgttgttctcag TGGGAGTATGGAGCCAGCTTTCCACAGAGGAGACCTCCTGTTTCTGACCAACCGCGTAGAGGATCCCATCAGAGTCGGAGAGATTGTTGTCTTCAGGATAGAAGGCAGAGAGATCCCAATAGTACACAGAGTACTAAAGATCCACGAAAA GGAAAATGGAGACATTAAGTTCTTGACCAAAGGAGACAACAACGCAGTGGACGACAGAGGACTGTACAAGCAGGGTCAACACTGGCTGGAGAAAAAAGACGTGGTGGGACGAGCTCGGGG GTTTGTGCCATACATTGGAATTGTCACCATTCTCATGAACGATTACCCCAAATTCAAA tATGCTGTTCTCTTCATGCTGGGTCTCTTCGTGTTGGTCCATCGGGAGTGA
- the nmbb gene encoding neuromedin Bb gives MKGFTVNNVCQCGLFTYLFLFSFVSFTTAVSFDLTELRNKVAKIKVNPRGNLWATGHFMGKKSVMDAPLLPSAEEQGIDALEVALPARQSALGELFQEFLRVALQAQVDTQESRSKNQEGDLLMKILENYIQSRK, from the exons ATGAAAGGGTTTACAGTGAACAATGTCTGCCAGTGTGGCTTATTTACGTACCTCTTCTTGTTTTCGTTCGTCTCTTTCACTACTGCAGTTAGTTTCGACCTGACTGAGCTAAGGAATAAAGTTGCAAAAATCAAAGTGAATCCAAGAGGCAATCTTTGGGCGACAG GACATTTCATGGGTAAGAAGAGCGTGATGGATGCCCCCCTCCTGCCCTCAGCTGAGGAGCAGGGTATTGATGCTCTGGAAGTCGCCCTTCCTGCGCGGCAGAGCGCGCTCGGAGAGCTTTTCCAAGAGTTTCTGCGGGTGGCGTTGCAAGCTCAGGTGGATACGCAAGAGAGCCGCTCGAAAAATCAG GAGGGGGACCTGTTGATGAAGATTTTAGAAAACTACATCCAGAGCAGAAAGTGA